In the genome of Oncorhynchus clarkii lewisi isolate Uvic-CL-2024 chromosome 4, UVic_Ocla_1.0, whole genome shotgun sequence, one region contains:
- the LOC139406654 gene encoding transcription factor Jun isoform X2 produces the protein MTLNLADPTSTLKPHLRAKASDILTSPDVQLLKLASPELERLIIQSSNGLITTTPTPTQFLCPRNVTDEQEGFAEGFVRALAELHHQHVLPNAPGVPVTSAGQTSINNQTILPPVSALTGSSVYNNNMTMRSESPVYEDLNTFTPAITTNSALGYTTSAPAMSFPSAPPQLPVYGQQSHPHPRLTALKEEPQTVPEMPGETPPLSPIDMENQERIKAERKRMRNRVAASKCRKRKLERISRLEDKVKNLKTQNSDLASTANMLREQVAQLKQKVMNHVNSGCQLMLTQQLQTF, from the coding sequence ATGACACTGAACCTGGCCGACCCAACCAGCACACTCAAACCTCACCTCCGGGCTAAAGCCAGCGACATCCTCACCTCCCCTGACGTGCAGCTCCTCAAACTGGCCTCCCCAGAGTTGGAGCGGCTCATCATCCAGTCTAGCAACGGCCTGATCACCACCACACCTACCCCGACGCAGTTCCTCTGCCCAAGGAACGTAACCGATGAGCAGGAGGGCTTTGCCGAGGGATTTGTTAGAGCACTGGCGGAGCTCCATCATCAACACGTCTTGCCCAATGCACCCGGGGTCCCAGTCACATCCGCTGGGCAGACAAGTATCAACAACCAAACAATACTCCCACCTGTTTCCGCCTTGACCGGGAGCAGTGTTTATAACAACAACATGACCATGCGCTCTGAGTCGCCTGTCTACGAAGACCTGAACACATTCACCCCGGCTATCACCACCAACTCAGCCCTGGGTTACACCACCTCAGCCCCAGCTATGAGCTTTCCCTCTGCCCCGCCACAGCTCCCAGTCTATGGGCAGCAGTCTCACCCCCACCCCAGGCTCACTGCCCTGAAAGAGGAGCCCCAGACGGTGCCTGAGATGCCTGGGgagaccccccctctctcccccatcgaTATGGAGAATCAGGAGAGGATCAAAGCCGAGAGGAAGCGCATGAGGAACCGCGTCGCCGCCTCCAAGTGCAGGAAGCGGAAGCTGGAGCGCATCTCCCGGCTGGAGGACAAGGTGAAGAACCTGAAGACTCAGAACTCCGACCTGGCTTCCACAGCAAACATGCTGAGGGAACAGGTCGCCCAGCTCAAACAGAAGGTGATGAACCATGTCAACAGCGGCTGTCAACTCATGCTTACGCAGCAGCTCCAGACCTTCTGA
- the LOC139407960 gene encoding LOW QUALITY PROTEIN: CARD- and ANK-domain containing inflammasome adapter protein (The sequence of the model RefSeq protein was modified relative to this genomic sequence to represent the inferred CDS: inserted 5 bases in 3 codons; substituted 2 bases at 2 genomic stop codons) translates to MVKQEPRTTQLKPGIIFEATETGKLLLLEDLLNATNVNAIHLANGTLLQVATKHGQLSIIKLLFRCGAMLDVRDGEGHAQGALSVYTLVSALFSAVRKNLDGVVTALVDSGEDVNMXVHTPLLMSADLGHTETFRVLAAKQSSVGATLPXLSSAQHLAGQSGSEVITQTLLXMGSDPTPQGLKPMXQHNKSTIVGLQLKAGAQVNAASQAGLTPLHIASHNGHPDTVSQLLKDHADPGARDWQGRTSLQLAATTXREGAVVGLLILAGADPNAINREKTQLHLAAMEGRADAVSTLLVEKSKGGAKDMDGSNPLHYASLTC, encoded by the exons ATGGTAAAACAGGAGCCTAGAACTACACAACTCAAACCAGGAATCATATTTGAAGCCACAGAGACAGGAAAGCTCTTGCTATTGGAGGACCTTTTAAACGCCACCAACGTCAATGCCATACATTTAGCCAATGGGACACTGTTACAAGTTGCTACCAAACACGGGCAGCTATCAATCATCAAGCTCCTCTTCCGCTGTGGGGCCATGCTGGACGTGAGGGACGGCGAGG GGCATGCTCAAGGTGCTCTGAGTGTGTACACCCTGGtttctgctctgttctctgctgtgagGAAGAACCTGGATGGGGTTGTAACTGCTCTGGTGGACAGTGGGGAAGATGTCAACAT TGTGCACACTCCTCTGCTGATGTCAGCTGACCTGGGACACACTGAGACATTCAG AGTGCTAGCTGCCAAACAGTCCAGTGTGGGTGCTACCCTCC ACCTCTCCTCAGCCCAACACCTGGCTGGCCAGAGTGGGAGTGAGGTCATAACCCAGACCCTGCTGTAGATGGGCTCAGACCCCACACCCCAGGGCCTAAAGCCAAT CCAACATAACAAGTCTACTATAGTGGGATTACAGCTAAAAGCAGGAGCTCAg gtgaATGCAGCCTCCCAGGCTGGCCTAACCCCCCTCCACATAGCCAGCCACAATGGCCACCCAGACACAGTGAGCCAGCTCCTGAAGGACCACGCAGACCCAGGGGCCAGAGATTGGCAGGGCAGGACCTCCCTACAATTGGCAGCTACCACCTAAAGAGAGGGGGCTGTGGTAGGACTACTTATTTTAGCTGGGGCAGACCCCAATGCCATCAACAGGGAGAAGACACAATTACACTTGGCAGCCATGGAGGGGAGAGCGGATGCCGTGTCGACGCTATTGGTGGAGAAGTCAAAGGGAGGGGCCAAAGATATGGACGGCTCCAATCCTCTCCACTACGCTtcgctaacatgctga
- the LOC139406654 gene encoding transcription factor Jun isoform X1 — protein sequence METTFYDDSLNSFSQHEKPDYGYNPKALKHSMTLNLADPTSTLKPHLRAKASDILTSPDVQLLKLASPELERLIIQSSNGLITTTPTPTQFLCPRNVTDEQEGFAEGFVRALAELHHQHVLPNAPGVPVTSAGQTSINNQTILPPVSALTGSSVYNNNMTMRSESPVYEDLNTFTPAITTNSALGYTTSAPAMSFPSAPPQLPVYGQQSHPHPRLTALKEEPQTVPEMPGETPPLSPIDMENQERIKAERKRMRNRVAASKCRKRKLERISRLEDKVKNLKTQNSDLASTANMLREQVAQLKQKVMNHVNSGCQLMLTQQLQTF from the coding sequence ATGGAAACTACCTTCTATGATGACTCGCTCAACTCTTTCTCCCAGCATGAGAAACCGGACTACGGATACAACCCCAAAGCACTGAAACACAGCATGACACTGAACCTGGCCGACCCAACCAGCACACTCAAACCTCACCTCCGGGCTAAAGCCAGCGACATCCTCACCTCCCCTGACGTGCAGCTCCTCAAACTGGCCTCCCCAGAGTTGGAGCGGCTCATCATCCAGTCTAGCAACGGCCTGATCACCACCACACCTACCCCGACGCAGTTCCTCTGCCCAAGGAACGTAACCGATGAGCAGGAGGGCTTTGCCGAGGGATTTGTTAGAGCACTGGCGGAGCTCCATCATCAACACGTCTTGCCCAATGCACCCGGGGTCCCAGTCACATCCGCTGGGCAGACAAGTATCAACAACCAAACAATACTCCCACCTGTTTCCGCCTTGACCGGGAGCAGTGTTTATAACAACAACATGACCATGCGCTCTGAGTCGCCTGTCTACGAAGACCTGAACACATTCACCCCGGCTATCACCACCAACTCAGCCCTGGGTTACACCACCTCAGCCCCAGCTATGAGCTTTCCCTCTGCCCCGCCACAGCTCCCAGTCTATGGGCAGCAGTCTCACCCCCACCCCAGGCTCACTGCCCTGAAAGAGGAGCCCCAGACGGTGCCTGAGATGCCTGGGgagaccccccctctctcccccatcgaTATGGAGAATCAGGAGAGGATCAAAGCCGAGAGGAAGCGCATGAGGAACCGCGTCGCCGCCTCCAAGTGCAGGAAGCGGAAGCTGGAGCGCATCTCCCGGCTGGAGGACAAGGTGAAGAACCTGAAGACTCAGAACTCCGACCTGGCTTCCACAGCAAACATGCTGAGGGAACAGGTCGCCCAGCTCAAACAGAAGGTGATGAACCATGTCAACAGCGGCTGTCAACTCATGCTTACGCAGCAGCTCCAGACCTTCTGA